Proteins from a single region of Paenibacillus sp. BIHB 4019:
- a CDS encoding iron-containing alcohol dehydrogenase: MLNVYHFQTAERIIAGANTLSQLKEHLPAIHPRIQRALIVTQPTVQRKGYSGVIEQQLTEQGIAFDVCTAILPEPTAQNIEETFAAYNGNRYEIIIGLGGGSVLDAAKILSVLMTNEQKIADMLGTNVVAKPGVATVLIPTTSGTGSEVTPNAIVTFPDQELKIGIVSPYLLPKLVILDPVLTLELPKPITAATGMDAFTHALESFISNKANYFSDMFALESIRLISSSIIEAYENGSSLEAREKMLLGSTYGGMALTAAGTAAVHALAYPLGGKYGIPHGVANSMLLPGVMAFNMDHCIDRLNLVAEPMGIETAGLEPEAAAHRVIAKIREWTEKLEIPQDLTVYGVQEENVEALAQAASQVTRLLNNNPKVLSLDDMKMIYRSLIVK, from the coding sequence ATGCTGAATGTTTATCACTTTCAGACAGCAGAACGCATCATTGCCGGCGCAAACACCTTGTCGCAGTTGAAGGAGCATTTGCCTGCTATTCATCCTCGCATTCAGCGCGCCTTGATTGTTACGCAGCCAACGGTTCAGCGCAAGGGCTACTCTGGCGTCATTGAGCAGCAGTTAACGGAGCAGGGCATCGCCTTTGATGTATGCACAGCGATTTTGCCAGAGCCGACAGCGCAAAATATAGAAGAAACGTTCGCGGCATATAACGGCAATCGCTATGAAATCATTATCGGCCTTGGCGGCGGCAGCGTGCTGGACGCAGCTAAAATTTTATCGGTGCTGATGACGAATGAGCAAAAAATTGCTGACATGCTTGGCACAAATGTAGTGGCTAAGCCAGGAGTGGCCACCGTATTGATCCCGACGACATCTGGCACGGGCTCAGAAGTGACGCCGAATGCGATAGTTACATTCCCTGATCAGGAGCTGAAAATCGGAATTGTCAGCCCTTATCTGCTGCCGAAGCTCGTTATTCTTGATCCGGTGCTGACGCTGGAGCTGCCGAAGCCGATAACGGCTGCAACAGGCATGGATGCGTTCACGCATGCGCTAGAATCTTTTATTTCGAACAAAGCTAATTATTTCAGCGACATGTTCGCCTTGGAGTCCATCCGCCTCATATCGTCAAGCATTATTGAAGCTTACGAGAATGGTTCGTCACTAGAGGCGCGTGAGAAAATGCTGCTTGGTTCAACGTATGGCGGGATGGCGCTTACAGCAGCGGGAACAGCGGCGGTTCATGCGCTCGCTTATCCGCTTGGAGGCAAATATGGCATTCCGCATGGCGTCGCCAATTCGATGCTGCTGCCTGGTGTGATGGCGTTTAATATGGATCATTGTATAGATCGGCTCAATCTCGTTGCTGAGCCAATGGGTATTGAGACAGCCGGACTTGAGCCAGAAGCAGCAGCGCACCGTGTCATCGCGAAAATTCGCGAGTGGACAGAGAAGCTGGAAATACCGCAGGATTTAACCGTTTATGGCGTACAGGAGGAAAATGTCGAGGCCTTAGCGCAAGCCGCTTCGCAGGTTACGAGACTGTTAAACAACAACCCGAAGGTGCTAAGCCTGGACGATATGAAAATGATTTATCGCAGCCTGATTGTGAAATAA
- the dapA gene encoding 4-hydroxy-tetrahydrodipicolinate synthase, giving the protein MPLAIEGIYPALLTPFTKDEKVNEAALKQLVNRLIVAKVNGIFALGTNGEFHVLSREEKLNITKIVVEETAGRVPVMVGSGGNSTREVIELSQAMGKLGVDALSVITPYFIPPTQEEAEEHYRKVAEAVSLPVVLYNIPSKTGFSLAPETVGRLAKLPNIVGIKDSSGDFGNIEQYIAHTRGEHFSVIAGTDSLILKTLQAGGSGAVAATANLLPETVVAIYNSWKAGDDEKAQAAQQALQPLRDTFGLTSLPASLKKAVELAGIPVGPARAPIQEPIGEALKQIEAAVQFYKMNQEG; this is encoded by the coding sequence ATGCCACTAGCAATTGAGGGAATTTATCCCGCATTATTGACTCCTTTTACAAAAGATGAAAAGGTAAATGAGGCTGCATTAAAACAGCTTGTCAATCGATTGATTGTTGCAAAAGTGAACGGTATCTTCGCATTAGGAACGAATGGGGAGTTTCATGTTCTGTCCCGCGAGGAAAAATTAAACATAACCAAAATCGTTGTCGAGGAAACGGCAGGCCGTGTACCAGTCATGGTGGGCAGCGGAGGAAACAGTACACGCGAGGTCATTGAGCTTTCGCAAGCGATGGGGAAGCTTGGTGTCGATGCGCTGTCGGTCATAACGCCATATTTTATCCCGCCAACGCAGGAGGAAGCTGAAGAGCATTACCGTAAGGTGGCGGAGGCTGTATCGCTTCCGGTCGTGCTGTACAATATCCCGTCAAAAACAGGATTTTCCCTTGCGCCTGAAACGGTCGGACGTTTGGCTAAACTGCCGAATATCGTTGGCATTAAGGACAGCAGCGGAGATTTTGGCAACATTGAGCAATATATTGCGCATACACGCGGCGAGCATTTTTCCGTCATAGCAGGCACTGACTCGCTTATTTTGAAAACGCTTCAAGCTGGCGGCAGTGGTGCTGTCGCGGCAACGGCGAATTTGCTCCCGGAAACGGTTGTTGCGATTTATAACAGCTGGAAAGCCGGAGATGATGAAAAAGCACAGGCAGCGCAGCAAGCTTTACAGCCATTGCGAGATACTTTTGGCTTGACGAGCCTCCCGGCTTCGCTGAAAAAAGCAGTTGAGCTAGCCGGTATTCCGGTCGGGCCCGCCAGAGCGCCGATTCAAGAGCCGATCGGCGAGGCGCTCAAGCAGATTGAAGCAGCCGTTCAATTTTATAAAATGAATCAGGAGGGATAA
- a CDS encoding stalk domain-containing protein produces MKKNAAIYLVCVLVYCMMASSVLAHSGRTDSNGGHNCSAKSQAKGLCTGYHTHNGGSSSSSGSSSSSSSSSSSTPITKVNVISNQNAPYPHCKKVEDRYTSSDTYYNYYERVWDCNYYTDSGLIYTNLDLNLSINNKAFTLSKNLISIEDTSYISLRDFSKAFGYTITIAANEDITLKKNKTKLVIQNTTYKIYLNGSYTDVKAVKANDSYYLPLRPAMKWVNGKITSVDQSTVHVSVK; encoded by the coding sequence GTGAAAAAGAATGCAGCAATCTATCTTGTATGTGTACTCGTTTATTGTATGATGGCATCCTCAGTTTTGGCACATTCCGGGCGCACAGACAGCAACGGGGGACATAACTGCTCGGCAAAATCGCAAGCGAAAGGACTCTGTACAGGTTATCACACTCATAATGGCGGCAGTAGCTCCTCCTCCGGCTCTAGTTCCAGTTCGTCCAGTTCAAGCTCGTCAACGCCAATTACAAAAGTCAATGTAATCAGCAACCAGAATGCACCCTACCCTCATTGCAAAAAGGTAGAAGACCGTTATACATCCAGTGATACTTATTATAACTATTATGAAAGAGTTTGGGACTGTAACTATTATACGGATAGCGGCTTGATTTATACTAATCTTGATTTAAATCTGTCAATTAATAACAAAGCCTTTACCCTAAGCAAAAACCTAATCAGCATCGAAGATACTTCATATATTTCCCTGCGTGACTTTTCTAAAGCATTTGGATATACGATTACGATTGCAGCTAATGAGGATATTACGTTGAAAAAAAATAAAACTAAGCTCGTTATTCAAAATACGACTTATAAAATTTACCTCAATGGCTCTTATACCGATGTAAAGGCAGTTAAAGCAAACGATTCTTATTACCTTCCTCTTCGTCCTGCCATGAAATGGGTCAATGGAAAAATCACTTCTGTCGATCAATCCACTGTGCACGTTTCCGTCAAATAA
- a CDS encoding proline--tRNA ligase, which yields MRQSQLLLHTLRDSPADAEVMSHQLMLRAGYIRQLAAGIYTYLPLGRRVLRKVEMIVREEMDREDAQELLMPAMQPADLWQKSGRYTAYGPELTRLKDRHEREFVLGPTHEEVITSLVSNEISSYRRLPVTLYQIQTKFRDERRPRFGLLRSREFLMKDAYSFDTDWEGLDASYWKMYRAYERIFNRCGVNFRAVEADAGAIGGEGGTHEFMALADIGEDTIAVCDTCAYAANLEKAESAAASFEAKQEAETMNSEQPVEKFHTPNLKTIDELVQELNVKSAEIIKTIICLVDDRLVAVLIRGDHEMNDIKVKNALGAENAAIADADTIQRLTGAPVGFIGPIGLDLPLLVDDAVMKMTAAIAGANERDYHHRHIVPARDFAPQHIGDFRSAAEGDGCPRCDEGKLQFFRGIEVGHVFKLGTKYSEKLGAAFLDQAGKSVPMIMGCYGIGVSRILSAAVEQHHDAAGIVWPLALAPYHVHLVPISVKDETHMKVAQQLYNELQSSGVEILLDDREERPGIKFKDSDLIGIPLRVVIGKDAEQGKVEFIQRKGNQKELITIEEAGERIRQIV from the coding sequence ATGCGCCAAAGTCAATTATTGCTACATACATTACGGGATTCACCTGCGGACGCCGAGGTGATGAGCCATCAGCTGATGCTGCGTGCCGGATACATTCGCCAGCTTGCTGCGGGAATTTATACGTATTTGCCGCTTGGAAGGCGCGTGCTGCGCAAAGTGGAGATGATTGTGCGGGAGGAAATGGACAGGGAAGATGCTCAGGAGCTGCTTATGCCTGCGATGCAGCCGGCTGATTTATGGCAGAAATCCGGGCGCTACACCGCTTACGGCCCAGAGCTGACTCGATTGAAGGACCGCCACGAGCGGGAATTTGTATTAGGGCCAACGCATGAGGAGGTCATTACTTCCTTAGTAAGCAACGAAATCAGCTCTTACCGAAGGCTGCCCGTCACCTTGTATCAAATTCAGACGAAGTTCCGGGACGAGCGGCGTCCGCGCTTCGGCCTGCTGCGCAGCCGGGAATTTCTAATGAAGGATGCTTATTCCTTTGATACCGATTGGGAGGGGCTGGACGCTTCCTATTGGAAAATGTACCGTGCTTATGAACGAATTTTCAATCGTTGCGGCGTTAATTTCCGTGCAGTGGAGGCGGATGCCGGAGCCATCGGTGGAGAGGGCGGCACGCATGAGTTTATGGCGCTTGCGGATATTGGCGAAGATACGATTGCGGTGTGCGACACCTGCGCTTATGCTGCCAATTTAGAAAAGGCGGAGTCGGCGGCCGCATCGTTTGAGGCGAAGCAAGAAGCAGAGACTATGAATAGCGAGCAGCCAGTGGAAAAATTTCATACCCCAAATCTGAAGACGATTGATGAATTGGTTCAAGAGCTGAACGTTAAATCAGCTGAAATCATCAAGACGATAATTTGTCTCGTCGATGACCGCTTAGTTGCCGTTCTCATTCGAGGCGATCATGAAATGAACGATATTAAAGTGAAAAACGCGCTTGGCGCCGAAAACGCAGCTATTGCCGATGCTGATACCATTCAGCGGCTAACAGGAGCGCCTGTAGGTTTTATTGGCCCGATCGGTCTCGATCTTCCATTGCTCGTTGATGATGCGGTTATGAAAATGACGGCTGCTATCGCCGGGGCGAATGAGCGGGACTACCACCATCGTCACATCGTTCCTGCGCGGGATTTCGCTCCCCAGCATATTGGCGACTTCCGGAGCGCGGCCGAAGGAGACGGCTGTCCGCGCTGTGATGAAGGGAAGCTGCAATTTTTCCGCGGCATTGAAGTGGGGCATGTGTTCAAGCTGGGCACCAAATATAGCGAAAAGCTTGGCGCTGCTTTCCTCGATCAAGCAGGCAAAAGCGTGCCGATGATTATGGGCTGCTACGGGATTGGCGTATCTCGCATTTTATCCGCTGCGGTAGAACAGCACCATGATGCGGCAGGAATAGTATGGCCGCTGGCACTTGCTCCGTACCACGTTCACCTGGTTCCGATTTCTGTGAAGGATGAAACGCATATGAAAGTAGCCCAGCAGCTTTACAATGAGCTGCAAAGCAGCGGGGTGGAAATATTGCTTGATGACCGGGAAGAGCGGCCAGGCATAAAATTCAAGGATTCGGATCTGATCGGCATTCCACTGCGGGTAGTTATTGGCAAAGACGCGGAGCAGGGGAAAGTCGAATTTATTCAGCGCAAGGGCAATCAGAAAGAGCTCATCACGATCGAAGAGGCTGGCGAACGCATTCGCCAAATCGTATGA